The Tripterygium wilfordii isolate XIE 37 chromosome 5, ASM1340144v1, whole genome shotgun sequence genome window below encodes:
- the LOC119998795 gene encoding U-box domain-containing protein 16-like, with translation MAISPQSFPPRKRRPPASSFMTPNLSDRNLLQSVLELSREISSSKPLQFLQKHNSLSIIRKSKLLAILFEELFSSSGFDFYSPSMSILLCFEELYIVLQRIKALLEDCFNGCKLWLLMQNELVAGSFHELTVELSTLLDIFPVKEFDLNEDVKELLILIRKQSSQTKLYIDPREDNLQQEVLSILDRIKREIVPDHSKLAEIFKRLGLCDSLSCREEIESLEDEVRNQVDEKSKSEVVGLIGLVRYAKCVLFGPSTTLSSNYRRRKSISEMNVPSDFRCPISLELMRDPVVVATGQTYDRESINLWIESGHNTCPKTGQNLAHNNWIPNLALKNLIAMWCRQHRIPFDAADGNQKLNGVINKAALEATKMTASFLVNKLSVSQSPEESNGVVYELRILAKANSDNRACIAEAGAIPFLVTYLGSDVASKLPNLQVNAVTTILNLSILQANKTRIVETDGALNAVIEVLQSGATWEAKGNAAATIFSLSGVHSYRRKLARKTRVIKGLTDLARDGPTCSRRDAMVAILNLAGARETVGKLIEGGVVEMAIDVMNALPEEAVTILEALVRRGGLVAIAAAHSAIGKLGLLLREGSEMARESAAATLVTICRKGGSDMVGELAAIPRIERVIWELMGAGTVRARRKAGTLLRILRRWAAGLDGQVTEGYGSTTTAVIPSRTALTT, from the coding sequence ATGGCAATTTCTCCACAAAGTTTCCCACCAAGGAAACGACGGCCTCCGGCGAGTTCCTTCATGACTCCCAACTTATCTGACCGGAATCTTCTCCAATCAGTCCTCGAACTATCTCGAGAGATTTCATCGTCAAAGCCTCTTCAGTTCCTTCAGAAACACAATTCTTTGTCAATTATACGCAAATCGAAGCTCCTCGCGATCTTATTCGAGGAGTTATTTAGCAGTTCAGGATTTGATTTTTATTCTCCGTCGATGTCGATTCTTCTCTGTTTCGAAGAACTGTACATAGTTTTGCAGAGGATCAAGGCTCTACTTGAGGATTGCTTTAATGGATGCAAGCTGTGGCTGTTGATGCAAAACGAGTTGGTGGCGGGAAGTTTTCATGAGTTGACGGTGGAATTGTCGACCCTTTTGGATATATTTCCGGTTAAAGAGTTTGATTTAAACGAAGATGTGAAAGAGCTTCTTATTCTGATCAGAAAGCAGAGTTCGCAGACCAAACTGTACATAGACCCACGAGAAGATAATCTCCAGCAAGAGGTATTATCCATCCTTGATCGCATTAAAAGAGAGATCGTACCTGATCATTCAAAACTAGCTGAAATTTTCAAGAGGTTAGGTTTGTGCGATTCCTTGAGTTGCAGAGAAGAAATTGAGAGCCTAGAAGACGAGGTCCGGAACCAAGTCGACGAGAAATCCAAATCGGAGGTAGTGGGTCTGATCGGACTCGTTCGCTACGCCAAATGCGTCCTTTTTGGACCATCAACGACGCTGAGCTCCAATTACCGGCGTCGAAAATCGATATCGGAGATGAATGTTCCGTCGGATTTCCGATGCCCGATTAGCCTCGAGCTTATGCGGGACCCAGTAGTCGTGGCGACAGGTCAGACGTACGATCGCGAGTCTATCAACTTATGGATTGAATCGGGACACAACACGTGTCCAAAGACAGGTCAGAACCTGGCCCACAACAACTGGATACCTAACCTTGCTTTGAAGAATCTAATCGCCATGTGGTGCCGCCAGCACCGAATACCTTTCGATGCCGCGGACGGCAACCAAAAGTTAAACGGCGTTATAAACAAGGCTGCGTTGGAGGCTACTAAGATGACAGCGTCATTTCTGGTCAACAAACTCTCGGTCTCACAGTCACCGGAAGAATCCAACGGTGTAGTTTACGAGCTTCGGATTCTCGCGAAAGCAAACTCGGATAACCGAGCCTGTATCGCTGAGGCCGGTGCGATTCCTTTCCTTGTGACGTACTTAGGCTCGGATGTCGCTTCAAAGCTCCCCAACCTACAAGTTAACGCCGTCACCACAATTCTCAACCTCTCCATCCTTCAAGCAAATAAAACTAGAATAGTCGAGACTGACGGAGCATTAAATGCCGTCATCGAGGTTCTTCAATCGGGTGCCACGTGGGAGGCAAAGGGCAATGCGGCCGCTACGATATTCAGCCTTTCCGGAGTCCACTCCTACCGGAGGAAACTAGCGAGGAAGACACGTGTCATAAAAGGCCTGACGGATTTGGCTAGAGATGGGCCCACGTGTTCGAGAAGGGATGCCATGGTGGCAATTTTGAATTTGGCGGGAGCCCGAGAGACAGTTGGGAAGTTGATTGAGGGAGGAGTGGTGGAGATGGCAATTGATGTGATGAACGCGTTACCGGAGGAGGCGGTGACAATCCTAGAAGCGCTGGTAAGGAGAGGTGGTTTAGTAGCAATCGCCGCAGCCCATAGTGCAATCGGAAAATTGGGTTTGTTACTAAGAGAGGGATCGGAGATGGCGAGAGAAAGCGCCGCCGCAACTCTGGTTACAATTTGTCGAAAAGGGGGTTCGGATATGGTGGGAGAACTGGCAGCGATACCGAGAATTGAGAGAGTGATATGGGAATTGATGGGTGCGGGTACAGTGAGGGCAAGAAGGAAGGCAGGGACATTGTTGAGAATACTAAGAAGATGGGCTGCCGGACTGGATGGTCAGGTAACGGAGGGATATGGTAGTACAACAACGGCTGTGATTCCCTCAAGAACAGCGTTGACAACCTAA
- the LOC119998261 gene encoding transcription repressor OFP1-like, translating into MGNYKFRLSDMTPYAWFYKLKEMGRPRNPNASTTQQLKPNQTHHPHSCPRKSYYINRDLIPCESTFHNSPTNPKVSDTNLPDPPRKSSKQNHRRRRANRNSYSPKLASSPASAGCSSPLESSPSPLSGVSSDEPELQFSSPPVPEFRSDHVLATDKTFEDMVSWSTSFGSGKHPNPNTKAMVIDLGDKFSLTKFNNLDGFDQISNLDLPPIITRPSKLSEATAKCRKSSVSITVKEQKTSPVIRRLSATSAGMRLRINSPRLVNRKIQGRKSLSSNSSTRSRRSLSDSLAIVKSSFNPQKDFRDSMVEMIMEHNIRASKDLEELLACYLSLNSDEYHDLIIKVFKQIWFDLTDIREK; encoded by the coding sequence ATGGGGAATTACAAGTTCAGGTTATCAGATATGACACCATATGCCTGGTTTTACAAGCTCAAGGAGATGGGTAGACCCAGAAACCCTAATGCTTCTACTACACAGCAACTCAAGCCAAATCAAACCCACCATCCCCACTCTTGTCCTAGAAAGTCATACTACATTAACAGAGACCTTATTCCATGTGAGTCTACATTTCACAATTCTCCCACAAACCCAAAAGTCTCTGACACCAATTTGCCTGACCCACCAAGAAAATCCTCCAAGCAAAACCATAGGAGAAGAAGAGCAAACAGAAACTCTTACTCACCCAAGCTTGCAAGCTCCCCTGCTTCTGCTGGTTGCAGCTCTCCATTGGAGTCCTCACCTTCTCCTCTCTCTGGTGTCTCTTCCGATGAGCCTGAACTTCAATTCTCATCACCACCAGTACCCGAATTCAGGTCTGACCATGTACTTGCCACTGACAAAACATTTGAGGATATGGTATCTTGGTCTACCTCATTCGGGTCTGGAAAACATCCAAATCCCAATACAAAAGCCATGGTAATCGATCTGGGTGACAAGTTTTCCTTAACAAAATTCAATAATCTTGATGGGTTTGATCAAATTTCCAATCTTGATCTTCCCCCAATCATAACCAGGCCTTCAAAATTGAGCGAAGCAACAGCCAAATGCAGAAAGAGCTCTGTTTCCATTACAGTGAAGGAGCAGAAAACAAGTCCTGTCATCAGGAGACTCTCTGCAACCTCAGCTGGAATGAGATTAAGAATCAATTCACCGAGACTGGTGAACAGGAAAATTCAAGGTAGGAAGAGTTTATCATCGAATTCAAGCACGAGATCGAGACGGAGCCTCTCTGATAGTCTTGCAATAGTGAAATCCTCCTTCAATCCCCAGAAAGATTTCAGGGattcaatggtggagatgatCATGGAGCACAATATCCGGGCATCAAAAGACTTGGAGGAGCTTCTAGCCTGTTatctttcattgaattctgatgAGTACCATGACCTTATTATCAAGGTTTTCAAGCAAATCTGGTTCGATTTAACAGACATCCGGGAGAAGTAG